The Streptomyces sp. NBC_01689 genome includes a window with the following:
- a CDS encoding glucose-1-phosphate thymidylyltransferase: MKALVLAGGSGTRLRPITHTSSKQLVPVANKPILFYGLEAIAEAGITEVGIIVGNTAEEIEAAVGDGSAFGLDITYIPQGDPLGLAHAVLIARPFLGDDDFVMYLGDNFVLDGITDVVDEFRKDRCDAQILLTRVPDPTAFGVAVIDDSGNVIDLEEKPKHPRSDLAVAGVYLFTPHIHDAVRAISPSPRGELEITDALRWLVEQRFAVRSTVITGYWKDTGNVNDMLEVNRTLLERLETRIDGHVDEASEIIGRVRIEAGTVVRNSRIVGPAVIGAGSVITDSYIGPSTSVAENCRITASEIEFSIVLRDSSFDRIRRVEASLIGRNVQVTLAPRLPAAHRFVIGDHGRVQIPS, translated from the coding sequence GTGAAGGCTCTCGTGCTCGCGGGGGGATCCGGTACGCGACTGCGGCCGATCACCCACACGTCCAGCAAGCAACTGGTGCCGGTCGCCAACAAACCGATCCTCTTCTACGGCCTCGAAGCCATCGCCGAAGCAGGCATCACCGAAGTCGGCATCATCGTCGGGAACACCGCCGAGGAGATCGAGGCCGCCGTCGGCGACGGCTCCGCCTTCGGCCTGGACATCACCTACATACCGCAGGGCGACCCCCTCGGACTCGCCCACGCCGTCCTCATCGCCCGCCCCTTCCTCGGCGACGACGACTTCGTCATGTACCTCGGCGACAACTTCGTCCTCGACGGCATCACCGACGTCGTCGACGAGTTCCGCAAGGACCGCTGCGACGCGCAGATCCTCCTCACCCGCGTCCCCGACCCCACCGCCTTCGGCGTCGCCGTCATCGACGACAGCGGCAACGTCATCGACCTGGAGGAGAAGCCCAAGCACCCCAGGAGCGACCTCGCCGTCGCCGGCGTCTACCTCTTCACCCCCCACATCCACGACGCCGTCCGCGCCATCTCCCCCTCCCCGCGCGGCGAACTGGAGATCACCGACGCCCTGCGCTGGCTGGTCGAGCAGCGGTTCGCCGTGCGCTCCACCGTGATCACCGGGTACTGGAAGGACACCGGCAACGTCAACGACATGCTGGAGGTCAACCGCACCCTCCTGGAACGCCTGGAGACCCGCATCGACGGTCACGTCGACGAGGCCAGCGAGATCATCGGACGCGTCCGCATCGAGGCCGGCACCGTGGTGCGCAACTCACGCATCGTCGGCCCCGCCGTCATCGGCGCCGGCAGCGTCATCACCGACTCCTACATCGGCCCCTCCACCTCCGTCGCCGAGAACTGCCGCATCACCGCCAGCGAGATCGAGTTCTCCATCGTGCTGCGCGACTCCTCCTTCGACCGCATCCGCCGCGTCGAGGCCTCCCTCATCGGCCGCAACGTCCAAGTCACCCTCGCCCCACGCCTGCCCGCCGCCCACCGGTTCGTGATCGGCGACCACGGCCGCGTGCAGATCCCGTCATGA
- a CDS encoding futalosine hydrolase codes for MTPVRLLVVTAVTAEREAAARGLEPAAPPAEHALPGHVLRRTGDGTAPGPLRADLLAGGVGPAAAAAATGAALTAAALRDEPYHLVVAAGIGGGFAPHAPVGAAVVADRIVAADLGADSPDGFLPVDTLGFGRTTHTCPPRLAAAAARALGAAHAPVLTVSTATGTAARARALAHAHPDAGAEAMEGFGVAEAAAAHGIPVLEIRTVSNAVGPRDRAAWRIGEALAALQEAFAALRTVLEKGPPPPYT; via the coding sequence ATGACCCCCGTACGGCTGCTCGTGGTGACCGCCGTCACCGCGGAACGCGAAGCCGCCGCCCGGGGCCTGGAACCCGCCGCACCCCCCGCCGAACACGCCCTGCCCGGCCACGTCCTGCGACGCACCGGCGACGGCACCGCCCCCGGCCCGCTCCGCGCCGACCTGCTCGCCGGGGGCGTCGGGCCGGCCGCCGCCGCGGCCGCCACCGGCGCCGCCCTCACCGCGGCGGCCCTGCGCGACGAGCCCTACCACCTCGTCGTCGCGGCCGGCATCGGCGGAGGCTTCGCCCCCCACGCACCGGTCGGCGCCGCCGTCGTCGCCGACCGCATCGTCGCCGCCGACCTCGGCGCCGACTCCCCGGACGGCTTCCTCCCCGTCGACACCCTCGGTTTCGGCAGGACCACCCACACCTGCCCGCCCCGTCTCGCCGCCGCCGCGGCCCGCGCCCTCGGCGCCGCCCACGCCCCCGTCCTGACCGTCTCCACCGCCACCGGCACCGCCGCCCGCGCCCGCGCCCTCGCACACGCCCACCCCGACGCGGGCGCCGAGGCCATGGAGGGATTCGGCGTCGCCGAAGCGGCCGCCGCGCACGGCATCCCCGTACTGGAGATCCGCACCGTCTCCAACGCCGTCGGCCCCCGCGACCGTGCGGCCTGGCGCATCGGCGAGGCCCTCGCCGCCCTCCAGGAGGCCTTCGCCGCCCTGCGCACCGTCCTGGAGAAGGGCCCCCCACCCCCGTACACCTGA